A region of Flavobacteriales bacterium DNA encodes the following proteins:
- the rimP gene encoding ribosome assembly cofactor RimP — protein sequence MITNAQIQELIADRLVEKNCFVVYLDVKPGNNIQLELDSPNGLSISDCIDFSRQIEHNLDREAEDFELHVSSPGLDKPLRVFQQYQKNIGRDIKIVLLDDKKVEGNLEEVNESEIKLTYTLTEKIEGKKKKLKKIVEEIIPFTNIKETTIIISFK from the coding sequence ATGATTACAAACGCTCAAATACAAGAATTGATTGCCGACAGATTGGTTGAAAAGAACTGCTTTGTAGTTTATCTTGATGTTAAACCTGGTAATAATATTCAGTTAGAACTTGATAGTCCAAACGGATTGTCGATTAGTGATTGTATAGATTTTAGTCGTCAGATTGAACATAATTTGGATAGAGAAGCAGAAGACTTTGAGTTACATGTATCATCGCCAGGGTTGGATAAGCCATTACGTGTTTTTCAGCAATACCAGAAAAATATTGGTAGAGATATAAAAATTGTGCTGCTTGATGATAAAAAAGTGGAAGGAAACCTTGAAGAAGTTAATGAAAGTGAAATAAAGTTGACCTACACTTTAACCGAGAAAATTGAAGGAAAAAAGAAAAAATTAAAAAAAATAGTTGAAGAAATAATACCCTTTACAAACATAAAAGAAACAACAATAATTATATCGTTTAAATAA
- the nusA gene encoding transcription termination/antitermination protein NusA yields MESLSLIDSFQEFKEFKDIDRATLMSILESVFRSTIKRRFGDDSNFDFIVNVDKGDLEIWRNREIVPDGEVEDENKEIAYSDAIKIEPDFEIGEEVSEEVKMEDFGRRAVLSLRQNLMSKVLELEKDNIYKQYKDRVGELITGEVYQVWKREILILDDQDNELILPKNEQINSDRFKKGDTVRAVVVRVEMKNNKPLIILSRTSPLFLERLFELEVPEIYDGLITIKNIVREPGERAKVAVESYDDRIDPVGACVGMKGARIHGIVRELRNENIDVINYTSNIELYIQRALSPAKITAIKLDRETNRAEVFLKPDQVSLAIGKGGHNIKLAGKLVGFEIDVYRDMEDDADDVALDEFSDEIEPWVIAELKSVGCDSAKSVLELSVEELVKRTDLEIETVEDVMSILRAEFEQ; encoded by the coding sequence ATGGAAAGTTTAAGCTTAATAGACTCGTTTCAGGAATTTAAAGAATTCAAAGATATCGACAGAGCTACTCTTATGAGTATTTTAGAAAGTGTTTTCAGAAGCACAATAAAAAGAAGATTTGGAGACGATTCAAATTTCGACTTTATCGTTAACGTAGATAAAGGTGATTTAGAGATTTGGAGAAACCGTGAGATAGTTCCTGATGGTGAGGTAGAAGATGAAAACAAAGAGATTGCTTATTCTGACGCGATTAAAATTGAGCCCGATTTCGAAATAGGTGAAGAAGTTTCGGAAGAAGTAAAAATGGAAGATTTTGGTAGAAGAGCAGTATTATCACTTCGTCAAAATTTAATGTCGAAAGTACTTGAACTTGAAAAAGATAACATCTACAAACAATATAAAGATAGAGTTGGTGAATTAATTACAGGTGAAGTTTATCAAGTTTGGAAAAGAGAAATTCTTATTTTAGATGATCAGGATAATGAATTGATTTTACCTAAAAACGAACAAATTAATAGCGATAGATTTAAGAAGGGAGATACTGTAAGAGCTGTTGTTGTTCGTGTTGAAATGAAAAATAATAAACCATTGATTATCTTGTCTAGAACTTCACCATTGTTCTTAGAAAGATTGTTCGAATTAGAAGTTCCTGAAATATACGACGGTTTAATTACCATTAAAAACATTGTTAGAGAACCAGGAGAAAGAGCAAAAGTTGCGGTTGAATCTTATGATGATAGAATAGATCCAGTTGGAGCTTGTGTTGGTATGAAAGGTGCTAGAATACACGGTATAGTTAGAGAATTACGTAATGAAAACATTGACGTAATTAACTATACCAGCAATATTGAATTGTACATTCAAAGAGCATTGAGCCCAGCAAAAATTACAGCTATTAAATTAGATAGAGAGACTAACAGAGCTGAGGTTTTCTTAAAACCAGACCAAGTTTCTTTAGCAATTGGTAAAGGTGGTCACAATATTAAATTGGCTGGAAAACTAGTTGGTTTCGAAATTGATGTTTATAGAGATATGGAGGATGATGCAGATGATGTAGCATTAGATGAATTCTCTGACGAAATCGAACCATGGGTAATTGCAGAATTAAAATCAGTAGGATGTGATTCAGCAAAAAGTGTATTAGAACTTTCGGTAGAAGAATTGGTTAAAAGAACCGATTTAGAAATTGAAACAGTTGAAGATGTGATGAGCATCTTAAGAGCTGAGTTTGAACAGTAA
- a CDS encoding 30S ribosomal protein S18, which translates to MSENTSDVRYLTPPNIELQKEKYCRFKKNKIKYIDYKDEKFLLSFVNEQGKLLPRRITGTSLKYQRKVGQAIKRARHIALMPYVADMLK; encoded by the coding sequence ATGTCAGAAAATACATCAGACGTAAGATATCTTACCCCTCCAAACATTGAGTTACAAAAAGAAAAATATTGTAGATTCAAAAAAAATAAAATTAAATACATCGATTACAAAGATGAAAAATTTTTGTTGTCGTTTGTTAATGAACAAGGAAAGTTATTGCCAAGAAGAATAACTGGTACTTCTTTAAAATATCAAAGAAAAGTTGGTCAAGCAATTAAAAGAGCTAGACACATTGCTTTAATGCCTTATGTGGCAGATATGTTAAAATAA
- a CDS encoding gliding motility-associated C-terminal domain-containing protein → MAMYIQPTGFVFSNSIHRVNPTATTNVFAKRYDFNLISILPRGGKTSDNGYISMSMTAGGTNYDYHVIKTDPTGDTPLTGCPPTSFTPTAAAGPTTASDPSFNAWAGTPGSNTLTISRTAITPTVGYVCTKTACVPPLEATTVTATPSTICAGQSSSITASGPSSGVSYQVWTAATGGTNLGTTPLSVSPATTTTYYIQTVSNSDGSCVSATRVSVTVTVTPSTTPTFTAVSPICSGGSLSALPTTSNNGITGTWSPALNNTTTTTYTFTPTAGQCATTTTLSITVNPNVTPTFTAVSPICSGGSLSALPTTSNNGITGTWSPALDNTTTTTYTFTPTAGQCATTTTLSITVNPNVTPTFTAVSPICSGGSLSALPTISNNGITGTWSPALDNTTTTTYTFTPTAGQCATTTTLSITVNPNVTPTFTAVSPICSGGSLSALPTTSNNGITGTWSPALDNTTTTTYTFTPTAGQCATTTTLSITVNPNVTPTFAAVAPICTGDALSPLPTTSTNGITGTWSPALDNTTTTTYTFTPTAGQCATTTTLSITVNPNVTPTFAAVAPICTGDALSPLPTTSTNGITGTWSPALDNTTTTTYTFTPTAGQCATTTTLTISVNSTPATPTFTAVAPICIGDALAPLPTTSTNGITGTWSPALDSTTTTTYTFTPTAGQCATTTTLTITVNTSPTTPTFTAVAPICIGDVLAPLPTTSTNGITGTWSPALDNTTTTTYTFTPTAGQCATTTTLTITVNSTPATPTFTAVSTICSGATLTALPTTSNNGITGTWSPALNNTTTTTYTFTPTAGQCATTTTLTITVNPNVTPTFTSVSPICSGDALSPLPTTSTNGITGTWSPALDNTTTTTYTFTPTTGVCATTTTLTITVTTPTTPTFTAVSPICSGDALSPLPTTSINGVSGTWSPALDNTTTTTYTFTPTAGQCATTTTMTITVSAPPVAVITGTSSICFGQTASLTASGGSSYTWSTGANTTSISSTPSDTITYWVIASTGSCSDSTSYTVNVIQNPNVVVTPAISTTIIQGNSIELTASGASSYTWTPSEGLSCTACPVTIASPEVTTVYCASTTVNGCVDTTCVIVNVDIICGELFVPSAFSPNSDGVNDCLSVYNNCIESMDFKVFSRWGEVVYQSIDVNDCWDGTFKGTALNTAVFVYKLDAVLLNGEEVKLKGNVSLIK, encoded by the coding sequence ATGGCTATGTATATTCAACCAACTGGCTTTGTTTTTTCAAATTCAATACATAGAGTTAATCCAACAGCAACCACTAATGTTTTTGCTAAACGTTACGATTTTAATTTAATTTCTATCTTACCTCGTGGAGGTAAGACATCTGATAATGGCTACATTTCAATGTCGATGACAGCTGGAGGTACAAATTATGATTATCATGTCATTAAAACTGATCCAACAGGAGACACTCCTTTAACAGGGTGTCCTCCTACATCATTCACCCCAACAGCTGCGGCTGGTCCAACTACAGCATCTGATCCATCATTCAATGCTTGGGCAGGAACTCCAGGATCTAATACGCTTACTATTTCTCGTACTGCAATTACACCAACGGTGGGTTATGTTTGTACTAAAACCGCATGTGTTCCACCGTTAGAAGCAACAACTGTGACAGCAACACCTTCTACTATTTGTGCAGGTCAATCTTCTTCAATTACTGCAAGTGGACCTAGTTCGGGTGTTTCTTATCAGGTATGGACAGCTGCAACAGGAGGTACTAATTTAGGAACTACTCCTCTTTCAGTTTCTCCGGCAACGACAACGACTTATTATATTCAAACAGTAAGTAATTCGGATGGGTCATGTGTAAGTGCTACTAGAGTGTCTGTTACAGTTACAGTTACACCAAGTACTACCCCAACGTTTACAGCGGTATCACCAATATGTAGTGGAGGTTCATTATCAGCCTTGCCAACTACATCCAATAATGGGATAACGGGTACATGGTCGCCAGCTTTAAATAATACAACAACAACAACCTACACGTTTACTCCAACAGCAGGTCAGTGTGCGACAACCACCACATTGAGTATAACAGTAAATCCAAATGTTACTCCTACATTCACCGCGGTATCACCAATATGTAGTGGAGGTTCATTATCAGCCTTGCCAACTACATCCAATAATGGGATAACTGGAACATGGAGTCCAGCATTGGATAATACGACAACAACAACCTACACGTTTACTCCAACAGCTGGTCAATGTGCGACAACCACTACATTGAGTATAACAGTAAATCCAAATGTTACTCCAACATTTACAGCGGTATCACCAATATGTAGTGGAGGTTCATTGTCAGCCTTGCCAACTATATCTAATAATGGGATAACGGGAACATGGAGTCCAGCATTGGATAATACGACAACAACAACCTACACGTTTACTCCAACAGCAGGACAATGTGCGACAACCACCACATTGAGTATAACAGTAAATCCAAATGTTACACCAACATTTACAGCGGTATCACCAATATGTAGTGGAGGTTCATTATCAGCCTTGCCAACTACATCTAATAATGGGATAACGGGAACATGGAGTCCAGCATTGGATAATACGACAACAACAACCTACACGTTTACTCCAACAGCAGGACAATGTGCGACAACCACCACATTGAGTATAACAGTAAATCCAAATGTTACACCCACTTTTGCAGCTGTTGCACCAATTTGTACTGGCGATGCATTGTCTCCGTTACCAACAACCTCTACCAATGGAATAACTGGAACGTGGAGTCCAGCTTTGGATAACACAACAACAACAACCTACACATTTACTCCAACAGCTGGTCAATGTGCGACAACCACCACATTGAGTATAACAGTAAATCCAAATGTTACACCCACTTTTGCAGCTGTTGCACCAATTTGTACTGGCGATGCATTGTCTCCGTTACCAACAACTTCTACCAATGGAATAACTGGAACTTGGAGCCCAGCTTTGGATAACACAACAACAACAACCTACACATTTACTCCAACAGCTGGTCAATGTGCGACAACAACAACATTAACTATTTCTGTAAACTCTACGCCAGCAACTCCAACATTTACTGCAGTTGCGCCAATATGTATAGGTGATGCTTTAGCTCCGTTGCCAACAACTTCTACCAATGGAATAACTGGAACATGGAGTCCTGCATTAGACAGTACCACTACCACCACGTATACATTTACTCCAACAGCTGGTCAATGTGCAACAACAACAACATTAACCATAACGGTAAATACATCACCAACAACCCCAACATTTACAGCAGTTGCGCCAATATGTATAGGGGATGTTTTAGCTCCGTTACCAACAACTTCTACGAATGGGATAACTGGAACATGGAGCCCAGCATTGGATAACACAACAACAACAACCTATACGTTTACACCAACAGCAGGTCAATGTGCAACGACCACCACATTAACAATCACTGTAAATTCTACGCCAGCAACTCCAACATTTACGGCAGTTTCAACAATATGTAGTGGAGCAACATTAACTGCTTTACCAACAACTTCTAATAATGGGATAACAGGAACTTGGAGCCCAGCGTTAAATAACACAACAACAACAACCTACACGTTTACTCCAACAGCTGGTCAATGTGCAACGACAACTACATTGACTATAACAGTAAATCCAAATGTTACTCCAACGTTTACATCGGTATCACCAATATGTAGTGGGGATGCATTGTCTCCGTTGCCAACAACTTCCACCAATGGGATAACTGGAACTTGGAGTCCAGCATTAGATAATACGACTACCACCACGTATACATTTACACCAACTACAGGTGTATGTGCTACTACCACAACTCTAACAATAACAGTAACAACGCCAACAACACCAACATTTACAGCAGTATCGCCAATATGTAGTGGGGATGCATTATCTCCGTTGCCAACAACCTCTATAAATGGGGTGTCAGGAACATGGAGTCCGGCATTAGATAATACAACAACAACAACTTATACATTTACCCCAACTGCAGGGCAATGTGCAACCACGACGACAATGACAATAACTGTATCTGCTCCTCCTGTAGCTGTAATAACAGGAACTTCAAGTATATGTTTTGGTCAAACAGCTTCATTAACTGCTAGTGGAGGTAGTTCTTATACTTGGAGTACAGGTGCAAATACTACTTCTATTTCTAGTACACCTAGTGATACTATTACTTATTGGGTAATTGCTAGTACAGGTTCTTGTTCTGATTCTACATCTTACACTGTAAATGTTATTCAAAATCCTAACGTAGTTGTTACGCCTGCAATTAGTACAACAATTATACAAGGAAATTCTATTGAATTAACTGCTAGTGGTGCTTCTTCGTATACTTGGACACCATCTGAAGGATTGAGTTGTACGGCTTGTCCAGTAACCATTGCTTCACCAGAGGTTACAACAGTTTATTGTGCAAGTACAACTGTTAATGGTTGCGTAGATACAACATGTGTTATTGTAAATGTTGACATTATTTGCGGGGAATTATTTGTTCCATCTGCATTTTCTCCAAATTCTGATGGAGTTAATGATTGTTTGTCGGTTTATAATAACTGTATTGAATCGATGGATTTTAAAGTTTTTTCAAGATGGGGAGAAGTAGTTTACCAATCAATTGATGTAAATGATTGTTGGGATGGAACATTTAAAGGAACAGCTTTAAATACGGCTGTATTTGTTTATAAGCTTGATGCAGTCTTGCTGAATGGAGAAGAAGTTAAGCTAAAAGGTAATGTATCGTTAATTAAGTAG
- a CDS encoding PorP/SprF family type IX secretion system membrane protein, with protein MMKKIITLFVLTSALTLNAQDVHFTMYDAMPITTNPATAGVFNGDFRGVLNYRSQWGSIGNPYKTYAVMMDGGLFKSKWRNGYIGAGLGAYSDVAGETKFGTTKINLALSSVLYLDDKNSASVGFLGSWAQNSISDGNLRWDSQFDGQKFDAATPSLENFKFENSSYFDFSAGALWAYGKSTKTLSSFDNFNMQAGIAFYHVTRPSRQIEFGDLDKLYSKWSIHAESFIGLFNSRWAVKPKLLVYLQGPAREITGGVLARYMLVEESKYTGIFKEMAVSFGTYYRVGDAFAPCVEFESSGLAIGFAYDMNVSDLSAATGGSGGPEIYVKYVVASFGYGKGTKSNARFN; from the coding sequence ATGATGAAGAAAATAATTACACTGTTTGTTTTAACATCAGCATTAACCCTAAATGCTCAAGACGTACATTTTACTATGTATGATGCTATGCCTATTACTACTAATCCAGCTACTGCGGGAGTTTTTAATGGCGATTTTAGAGGTGTTTTAAATTACAGAAGTCAATGGGGCAGCATAGGTAATCCTTATAAAACTTATGCGGTGATGATGGATGGAGGTTTATTTAAAAGTAAATGGAGAAACGGTTATATTGGAGCTGGGTTAGGAGCATATAGCGATGTTGCTGGAGAAACTAAATTTGGCACTACTAAAATCAATTTAGCGCTATCTAGTGTGCTATATTTGGACGATAAAAATTCTGCTTCGGTTGGTTTTCTTGGCTCATGGGCTCAAAATAGCATAAGTGATGGAAATTTACGTTGGGATTCACAATTTGATGGGCAAAAATTTGATGCAGCCACTCCAAGTTTGGAGAATTTTAAGTTCGAGAATTCATCTTATTTTGATTTTTCTGCTGGTGCATTATGGGCTTATGGCAAAAGTACTAAGACGCTGAGTTCATTTGATAATTTTAATATGCAGGCTGGAATTGCATTTTATCATGTTACTAGACCTAGCCGTCAGATTGAATTTGGAGATTTGGATAAATTGTATTCAAAATGGTCAATTCATGCAGAGTCATTTATTGGGTTGTTTAATTCAAGATGGGCTGTTAAGCCTAAATTGTTAGTTTACTTACAAGGACCAGCAAGAGAGATAACAGGAGGTGTACTTGCTCGATATATGTTGGTTGAAGAATCGAAGTACACAGGCATATTTAAAGAAATGGCTGTTTCATTTGGTACTTACTATCGTGTAGGAGATGCTTTTGCACCTTGCGTAGAATTTGAATCTTCTGGTTTAGCTATTGGGTTTGCTTATGATATGAATGTTTCTGATTTGTCTGCTGCTACAGGCGGTAGTGGGGGTCCAGAAATATACGTTAAATATGTAGTAGCTTCGTTTGGCTACGGAAAAGGAACAAAATCTAATGCAAGATTTAATTAA
- a CDS encoding 30S ribosomal protein S6, producing MTKRYETVFILTPVLSAEQVKEAVVKFKQTLKDGGAKLLHEDDWGLRKLAYPIQKKSTGFYHLFEYEVDGEFIAKLELDLKRDEKVMRFLTVSMDKHAIAFAESRPKRKAAKA from the coding sequence ATGACTAAACGTTATGAAACTGTTTTCATTTTAACTCCCGTTTTATCTGCCGAGCAGGTAAAGGAAGCAGTTGTAAAATTTAAACAAACGCTAAAAGATGGTGGTGCGAAACTACTACATGAAGATGATTGGGGACTAAGAAAATTAGCTTACCCAATTCAAAAAAAATCAACTGGTTTTTACCACTTGTTTGAGTATGAAGTTGATGGTGAATTTATTGCAAAACTTGAATTAGATCTTAAAAGAGATGAAAAAGTAATGCGATTTTTAACCGTTTCAATGGATAAGCATGCAATTGCATTTGCAGAATCTCGTCCTAAAAGAAAAGCAGCTAAAGCTTAA
- a CDS encoding PorP/SprF family type IX secretion system membrane protein — protein MKKVTKFLTVAVVLILNFELLVPNCSAQDIHFSQNYFTPLELNPANAGSEYDIRAILNYRTQWGSVTEPFVTMMAGYDMNFKKSKTGYFAGGIHVFNDKAGDSKMNQTQANLALAYHVYLNAENTLGAGFQGGYFQRSINMSNLTWGSQYDGLKYDNQIASGESVDLTSVKAIDFSSGINWTYRKGERYMKGNDHIMLITGVSIQHINNPKTEYNAIVDDPLYYRWIGHFNGIIGVPNSPMSFMPSVVYLHQGSLNEVMVGANFAYKFKEASKYTGNMKGGSIGLGGQYRLKDAFVITSFVEIANYTIGVSYDLNTSDLSSASKSFGAFEVALRYVYPSPFAGSKNNARFR, from the coding sequence ATGAAAAAAGTAACCAAATTTTTAACCGTAGCTGTAGTTCTTATACTGAACTTTGAACTTTTAGTACCTAATTGTTCGGCTCAAGATATCCATTTCTCTCAAAACTATTTTACTCCTTTAGAGTTGAATCCAGCTAATGCAGGTTCAGAATATGATATTAGGGCTATTTTAAATTATCGTACCCAATGGGGAAGTGTTACAGAACCATTTGTAACCATGATGGCGGGTTATGATATGAATTTTAAAAAGTCTAAAACTGGTTATTTTGCAGGTGGAATACACGTGTTTAATGATAAAGCAGGCGATTCAAAAATGAATCAAACTCAAGCTAATTTAGCTCTTGCATATCATGTGTATTTGAATGCTGAAAATACTTTGGGGGCAGGGTTTCAAGGTGGATATTTTCAACGGTCAATTAATATGTCAAATCTAACATGGGGTTCACAGTATGATGGATTGAAATATGACAATCAAATTGCATCTGGCGAAAGCGTTGATTTAACTTCTGTAAAAGCAATTGATTTTTCATCAGGTATAAACTGGACGTATAGAAAAGGAGAGCGTTACATGAAAGGTAATGACCATATTATGTTAATTACAGGGGTATCTATTCAGCACATTAACAATCCAAAAACAGAATACAATGCCATCGTTGATGACCCTTTGTATTACAGATGGATTGGTCATTTCAATGGAATTATAGGTGTGCCAAATTCACCGATGTCCTTTATGCCATCAGTGGTTTATCTTCATCAAGGAAGTTTAAATGAGGTGATGGTTGGAGCAAATTTTGCTTACAAATTTAAAGAAGCATCAAAATATACTGGAAACATGAAAGGTGGCTCAATTGGTTTGGGCGGTCAATATCGTTTAAAAGATGCATTTGTAATTACTTCTTTTGTAGAAATTGCTAACTATACCATAGGAGTAAGTTATGATTTAAATACTTCTGACTTGAGTAGTGCTTCTAAGAGTTTTGGGGCATTTGAGGTTGCTTTAAGGTATGTTTATCCTAGCCCATTTGCAGGAAGTAAAAACAATGCAAGGTTTAGATAA
- a CDS encoding OmpA family protein has translation MKRIGILVFFIGVYCLGFGQTNTEFSKANFKSKPTELKEALKNIQAGDMNYYKFMYGKALESYISANKFNPNNAELNAKIGDCYLNSSDRSEALGHLKKAYQLDSKMDGFYIYLLGKAHHLNNEFDEAIKYYKIAKTNGSKIQPDLSSMVDKKNAECASGKKLIKLPVNVKIESLESTINTEYEEYVPIITADESEIFFTSRRPNTTGGLMDSGLGDYYEDIYYSKKEGGKWTSAVNIGAPVNSEFHDATVGLSLDGQKLFLYRDNKKGIGNIYYSEKKGEKWTDPVELPEPINSKNQETSACYSFDGNTIYFVSNREGGKGGKDIYKATKDAKGVWVNAENLGAVINTKEDEDAVFLHPDGKTLYFSSKGHNSMGGYDVFKSTYEKGKWSTPQNLGFPVNTSDDDVCFVLTASGDYGYYTSIKAEGKGKRDVYKVAFLDELNKPKLTLLKGAITDKKTGAPLQATIEIYDNDNGKLIGTFESNSTTGKYMVSLPAGVNYGISVKAPGYLFYSENFNIAKDAAFKEVVKDIGLDKLEVGKKVVLKNIFYDYNKATLTASSSNELNKVIELLDGNPKIKIEISAHTDSRGSDGYNDKLSQERAQSCVDYLVAKNIDKSRLIAKGYGKRQLLITDAEINKLATEEEKEEAHQQNRRTEFKIIGN, from the coding sequence ATGAAAAGAATTGGAATATTAGTATTTTTTATTGGAGTTTATTGTTTGGGGTTTGGACAAACAAATACAGAATTTTCTAAAGCAAACTTTAAGTCGAAACCAACTGAACTAAAAGAAGCATTGAAGAATATTCAAGCTGGGGATATGAATTATTATAAATTCATGTATGGAAAAGCCTTGGAATCTTATATTTCAGCGAATAAGTTTAATCCAAATAATGCAGAGTTAAATGCAAAAATTGGAGATTGTTATTTGAACTCTTCTGATAGATCAGAAGCATTGGGTCATTTAAAAAAAGCTTATCAATTAGACAGCAAAATGGATGGTTTTTATATCTACTTATTGGGTAAAGCTCACCATTTAAATAATGAATTTGATGAAGCAATAAAGTATTATAAAATAGCAAAAACAAATGGTAGTAAAATCCAACCCGATTTAAGTAGTATGGTGGATAAAAAAAATGCTGAATGTGCTTCAGGAAAAAAATTAATAAAGCTACCAGTTAATGTTAAAATCGAATCGTTAGAAAGTACTATTAATACTGAATATGAAGAATATGTTCCTATTATTACTGCTGATGAATCAGAAATATTTTTCACGTCGCGTAGACCAAATACTACAGGTGGTCTAATGGATTCAGGTTTAGGTGATTATTATGAAGATATTTATTACTCAAAAAAAGAGGGTGGAAAATGGACTAGTGCAGTGAATATTGGAGCTCCTGTAAATAGCGAATTCCATGATGCTACGGTTGGACTCTCATTAGATGGTCAAAAGCTATTCTTGTATCGTGATAACAAAAAGGGAATCGGAAATATTTATTATTCGGAAAAGAAAGGTGAAAAATGGACAGATCCTGTTGAGTTGCCTGAACCGATTAATTCAAAAAACCAAGAAACTTCAGCTTGTTATTCTTTTGATGGAAATACTATTTATTTTGTGAGTAATAGAGAAGGTGGCAAAGGTGGTAAAGATATTTATAAAGCAACAAAAGATGCAAAAGGCGTTTGGGTAAATGCAGAAAATTTAGGAGCAGTAATTAATACTAAAGAGGATGAGGATGCGGTATTTCTTCATCCAGATGGAAAAACATTGTATTTTAGTTCGAAAGGACATAATTCGATGGGAGGATATGATGTATTTAAAAGTACTTATGAAAAAGGAAAATGGAGTACTCCACAAAATTTAGGGTTTCCTGTAAATACCTCAGATGATGATGTTTGTTTTGTATTAACTGCTAGTGGTGATTATGGGTATTATACATCTATAAAAGCTGAAGGAAAAGGTAAAAGAGACGTGTATAAAGTTGCCTTTTTGGATGAGTTAAATAAGCCAAAATTAACCTTACTTAAAGGTGCTATTACCGATAAAAAAACTGGAGCACCATTACAAGCAACTATCGAAATATATGATAATGATAATGGAAAATTGATTGGAACGTTTGAATCTAATTCTACTACTGGAAAATATATGGTTTCGTTGCCTGCTGGTGTTAATTATGGAATTAGTGTTAAGGCTCCAGGATACTTGTTTTACTCCGAAAACTTTAACATAGCTAAAGACGCCGCTTTCAAAGAGGTTGTAAAAGATATTGGGTTGGATAAGTTAGAGGTGGGAAAAAAAGTGGTCTTGAAAAATATTTTTTACGACTATAACAAAGCAACACTTACGGCTTCTTCATCAAATGAATTAAATAAAGTTATAGAGTTGTTAGATGGAAATCCAAAAATAAAAATTGAAATTTCTGCACATACCGATTCAAGAGGGAGTGATGGTTATAATGATAAATTGTCGCAAGAAAGAGCACAATCTTGTGTAGATTATTTAGTGGCAAAAAACATAGATAAAAGCAGGTTGATAGCAAAAGGATATGGAAAAAGACAATTACTAATAACTGACGCAGAAATTAACAAGCTAGCTACTGAAGAGGAAAAAGAAGAAGCACATCAACAAAACCGTAGAACCGAATTTAAAATTATTGGAAATTAG
- a CDS encoding 50S ribosomal protein L9: protein MKIILKDNIENLGFKDEIVTVKDGYGRNFLIPRGLANLATKSALKVHEENLKQRAVKDKKVKDEALKTAEALKTAKIAVGAKAGENGKIFGSVNTIQLAEAIEKLGLTIDKKYIKIKGEAIKALGSYEADARLHKDVEVSFKFDVVEDK from the coding sequence ATGAAAATTATATTAAAAGATAATATCGAAAACTTAGGATTTAAAGATGAGATCGTAACAGTAAAAGATGGTTACGGAAGAAATTTTTTAATTCCAAGAGGTTTAGCAAATTTAGCTACCAAATCAGCACTTAAAGTTCATGAAGAAAACTTGAAACAAAGAGCTGTAAAAGATAAAAAAGTAAAAGACGAAGCATTAAAAACTGCTGAAGCATTAAAAACTGCAAAAATTGCAGTTGGAGCAAAAGCTGGAGAAAATGGTAAAATCTTTGGTTCTGTTAACACCATTCAATTAGCTGAAGCTATTGAAAAATTAGGGTTAACAATCGATAAAAAATACATTAAAATTAAAGGTGAAGCAATTAAAGCTTTAGGTTCTTACGAAGCTGACGCTAGACTACACAAAGATGTAGAGGTTAGCTTCAAATTTGATGTAGTAGAAGACAAATAA